The sequence GGGATACAGGGACACCCGGTATCCTATCATGAACATAATAAAAAAGAAGCCGGTCCCAAACTGATTGAGGCTTTGAAGGAAGGACACTCCGTTGCACAGGTCAGCGATGCGGGGATGCCTGTCATATCCGATCCGGGAGCTGATTTAGTCCGCCTGGCGCTGGACGAGGGGATTCCCGTTGTCCCGCTTCCAGGTCCCAATGCTGCTTTGACAGCCCTTGTTGCATCCGGACTTGATGCCCGTCAGTTTGCTTTTATTGGGTTTCTGCCTAAAATTACGGCCAAACGTAAAAAGCTTCTGGCAGACATTTCAAAAGTGCCGCTGACGCTCATTTTCTATGAAGCGCCTCACCGTATTAAAGAGACCATGGACGTACTCATTCAGTCTCTCGGAGACAGAAATGCGGTAACAGCGAGGGAACTGACGAAAAAATTCGAAACATTTGAACGAGGGACTCTCGCGGAACTCAGAAGCGGGATGAACGAGAATGATCCCCGCGGCGAGTATGTCATTCTGGTCGAAGGCTGGAATGAATCCATGGAAAAAGAGGATGAAGAAGAGACATCCTGGCAGGATGCCGCCGTGACTTTGGCCGAAGGGATGCCGCTCAAGGAAGCTGCACGCAAAGTCTCCGGCCGCTACAATGTTTCGCGAAGAGAGGTTTACCAGTATCTTCTGAAGCATAACGATCATTAATCTAATCAGATGCCTGCATTTACCTTTTTTTGACTTTTATCTTTTTAGTAGAATGGTATAATAAAAAGACATTAATAGAATATGAATAAGATTTCCCAGCCAATATAAATTATAAAAAGAGGGATCGGGAGGAAACATTTATGAGTGAAAAACCGAAATATTATATTACGACACCGATTTATTATCCTAGTGCAAAACTCCATATCGGGCACACGTACTGCACATCGATAGCCGATGCTGTAGCACGTTTCAAGCGCCTTGACGGGTATGATGTGTTCTTTTTGACCGGTTCTGACGAACATGGACAGAAAATTGAACAGAAAGCAGAAGAAGCCGGAGTAACGCCTATCCAGTACGTTGACGGCATTGTTGCTTTATTCAAACAGCTTTGGAAAGAACTCAATATTACCAATGATGACTTCATCAGGACAACCGAGGAAAGACATAAGAAGGTCGTACAGATGCTTTTCCAGCGCGCTTACGACAAGGGTGACATCTATTTGGGCAAGTATGAAGGATGGTACTGCATTCCTGATGAAACATTCTGGCCTGAAAACAAATTGACGCCGGAACACATTTGTCCTGACTGCGGCCGCCCGCTGCAGAGAGTAAGCGAAGATGCTTACTTCTTTAAGATGTCAAAATATGCTGATCAGTGGCTTAAATACATTGATGAACATCCGGACTTCATTCAGCCGGAATCCCGCAAGAATGAAATGGTGCAGTTTGTTAAAAGTGGACTAGAAGATCTCTGCGTGTCCCGTACAAGCTTTACGTGGGGCATCCCTGTTCCCTTTGATCCCAAGCATGTCGTATATGTCTGGTTTGATGCACTCGTCAATTACTTGACAGCGGCAGGCATTGTTGACGATCCTGAAAAATTCCACAAATTCTGGCCGGCAGATGTTCACCTGGTCGGGAAAGAAATTGTCCGCTTCCACAGTATTATCTGGCCGATCATGCTGATGAGCCTTGGCATTGAAATTCCGAAAAAGATTTACGGGCATGGATGGCTCATTGTCGATGGCGAAAAGATGTCCAAATCCAAGGGCAATGTCATCGATCCGATTCCTCTTCTTCAGGAATTTGGTTCAGATGCGATCCGCTATTATCTCCTCAATGATATCCAGCTTGGACAGGATGGCAACTTCAGCCGTGACCGCTTAATTGGAAGAATCAATTCCGACCTGTCGAATGATTTGGGAAATCTCTTGTACAGAACGCTTTCCATGGTTGAAAAATACAGAGGCGGCGTCCTGACAAATGGTGATGCCTCCGGTGATCAGGCTGTTGCTGATGCATCTGCAGACATCGAAGAAAAAGCTAAGCAGACACTGGAGGAATTCCGCAGCGGAATGAGCAACTGGAAAATCAATGATGCAATCAAGGCAGTATGGACTTTTATCCGTGCCCTGAATAAATACATTGACGTAACCGCACCCTGGATTCTGGCAAAGGATGAATCCAAAGCGGGGGCACTCGATGCTGTACTTTATCATCTCTGCGAAGGACTCCGTTTTGTTTCCCTTATGGCAGAACCGGTGATTCCGATTGCGTCTGAAAAGATCTGGAATCAGCTCGGGCTGAAAGATTTCAAGGGTGCTGATTACAAAGATCTCGTATGGGGCGGAATTGCTGACGGTACCGTGGTTCACAAAGGCGACCAGATCTTCCCGAGAATTGAAATAGAAGAAGACGAAGAAGAAAAGGCTGAACCAGTCAAGAAATCCAAGAATAACAAGAAAGCAGAAAAATCATCTTCTTCCAAAAAAGAAGCAGAAGAGAAAACTGAAGAAATTGATATTTCCGAATTCTTTAAGACCGACCTTAGAGTAGCGGAAATTATGACAGCGGAAAAGGTTGAAAAATCCAACAAGTTGATCAAGATGACAGTATCGCTTGGCGGCGATGATACAAGAACAGTGGTCAGCGGAATTTCCCAGTACTACAAACCGGAAGATCTTGTTGGCAAACATGTCATTTTTGTTTCCAACCTCAAGCCTGCCAAACTGATGGGAATCGAATCGCAGGGAATGATTCTGGCAGCTTCCAAGGACGGAGAGCTGCAGGTGCCTTTTGTGGACATGCCTGCTGGAAGCAAAGTCAAATGACCGGACTTTTTGATACGCACGCCCATCTCTACGACAAAGCGTTTGACCAGGATCGTGAAGACGTCATTGCCCGGATTTTCAAGACACTGGATTATGTCGTCGTTCCATCAGAGGACCTGGAGACAAGCCGGAAGGCAGTCCGTCTCGCGGATACGCATGAAGGAATTTATGCCGCTGTCGGCATTCACCCTCAGGTGACAAACGGCGCATCAGACGAAGTGCTCGCTGAGATTGCCCGCCTGGCAAAGATTCATGATAAGGTCAGGGCAATCGGGGAAATCGGCCTCGATTATCACTATCTCTATACGGATAAGGATACCCAGAAGTATTGGTTTGAGAAACAGATCCAGATGGCAAAGGAACTGGATCTTCCTATCCTCATTCATGACAGGGAAGCTCACGGAGATGTTCTGGAAATATTGAAGCGCAATGCGGACAGCCGCCTTCGCGGCATTCTGCACTGTTTTTCAGGAAGCATAGAAACGGCAAGGGAACTGATGAAGCTTGGCTTCTACATCTCTTTTGCGGGGCCTGTGGTCTTTCCAAAGAGCATAAAGCTCAAAGAAGTTGCTGCAGATATTCCCCTGGACAGGCTGCTGATTGAAACTGACAGCCCGTACCTGACACCGCCTCCTTATAGGGGAAAGAGAAATGATCCGTCCAACGTACTCCTGGTTGCTGAGGAGCTGGCAAGGATCAAGAATATGGACGTTCAGGAACTGATTGATATTACGCGTGAAAATGCCATGAAAATTTATCAGATTCATCAATAAAAAGGGTGCACCGTTTGAGGTGCATCCTTTTCACTTATAGAATATTCGCGAAGATTGATGCATTTATTTTATTCTCTTCGATGAACATGATAGAATAAAGAAAATCAAGTTGATAACTTGCCCGAGTGCTGTCCATAAAGCACTCAAAAAAAGGTTTAAATCGCAGTTTCCCGCATTTAGAGGTATATAGATGAAAATTAGTACAGCTTTAGACTTATTGATGGATAAAGGCTTGCTGTCGGAGGAAGATACATTCACCATTGTACGAGATAATGAGGCCGGGAGTGTATCACTTCAGCTCAAGCATCCCTTGATTGTATTATTTTCAAATGCTCAGAATCTTAAATCATTTTCTGCCAGATTAAAAAGATTGTACACAAAAGATTCTTCTGTATTGGCAATTGATCCGTTTGGAACCATTTTAAGGCTTTCCGTGGAAGAATTTTCCAATCATACAATGGATTCTGATTTTATTTTCTTCTTCGACAGCAGGAAGGCCAAAACGCAGCCGCTTCATCCCTTTTCGTTGAAACGGATTGATGATGTTGTTGGACGGCTTCTTGCTCCTGGAGGATGCCCATGGGACAGGAGCCAGGATCATATGTCCCTCAGGACGTACTTCCTTCAGGAAGTGTATGAAGTCATCGATGCAATCGATAAAAACGATATCCCTAATTTAAAAGAGGAGCTTGGGGATGTACTGTTTCAGGTCGTCATTCATGCAAAGCTTTGTGAAGAAGAAGGCCAGTTTTCCATGCAGGATGTAGTCGATGGCATATCCGAGAAAATGATAAGAAGACATCCCTTCGTTTTCGGAAATTCATCCTCTGAAGAGCTCGATCAGGCTTTTGAAACATGGGAAAAACGTAAGAGAATTGAAAAAAACAGGCAATATCTGTTATCCGGAGTGCCTAGGAGCTTGCCAAGTCTGCTTCTAGCGTGTATAATTCAAAAGAAAGTTAGTTCCAACGGACTGGAAGAAGTGTTCTTTTCAGAAAGTTTCCCAGAGGATGTACGAAGGAAAATCTGCGATATTCTTGACGCAGAAGACCAACGAACCGGAGAATTCAGCGCGGGTGCTTTTCTTTTCGCTTTAGACCGTGTACTTTGCGAAAGAGGGATCGATCCGGAGCTGGCATTACACAGTTATACTGTGAATTTTATGGATCGGTTGAGATCATTTGAGTCGGATCTTCAGAAATCCGGCAAAACCCTTGCTGACATGACTCCTGAGGATGCTCAGAAATCCTGGAAAAAATTCAACGGAAATAGTTGATTACTTCTGTCCGAAAGAACTAAGGGCGAGGATTTCGCCAATTATTAAAGGAGGATGTTTAGTTATGAACAAAACAGAACTCATCGCAGCAGTTGCCGAAGAAGCAGAAATGACTAAGAAAGATGCGGAAAAGGCAGTCAAAGCCGTTATTGATGTCATCTCTGACGCTCTTGTTCAGGGAGATAAGGTTCAGCTCATCGGTTTTGGTACTTTCGAAGTTCGTGAACGTGGTGCACGTGTTGGTCACAATCCTTCCACTCAGAAGGAAATCAAGATTCCTGCATCCAAAGCTCCGGCTTTCCGCGTATCCAAACAGCTGAAAGAAAAAGTAAACGTAGTAAAAGCAAAAAAAGCAAAGAAAGCAAAGAAATAAGAATGAATTAAAGGGCCACCTCAGAAATGAGGTGGTTTTTTAATTTATCATACTTCCTGACTATGTTATAATTTGAACAAGACGAATGAAAAGGGGAAGTATAATGGCGAATCAAGGGCGAAAGCTTTTTATTTTAACAGCAAGTATAGGAACCGGACACAGCCAGGCGGCCCGGGCTATCGCAGAGGCTGTTAAACGACTTCATCCGGAAGACTCTGTCAGTGTTCTGGATTTTGTTTCGAGCAATATGTTCTCTATTGACCATATCATCAAGGATACATATCTGAAAATGATTGATGTATTCCCCGAATTATATGATCATCTGTACAGTGATTCCCAGAGCAGCAAGTTTGGGCAGCTCTCGCAGAAAATGCTTTCACTTACTTTCAAGCGCAGGATGAAGAGCCTGATAGAAACTCTAAAACCGGATGCCATGATCTTCACGCATCCATTTCCTGCTGGTGCGGCAGATCTTCTAAAACAGGACCAGGATATTTCGTTTCCCATGCTTGGCGTAATCACGGATTTTGATATTCATCAGCTTTGGGTAGACCATTACCTGGACGGCTATTGTGTTGCAACCCCGGATTTGAAAACTCTTTTGGAAAGCTACCATATTCCGCCGGAAATCATTCATGTGACAGGAATTCCTGTGCGCCGTGCCTTCTATGAAAAGGCCGCAGAGGGAAAGCCTTTCGAAAAGGGCACGGTTCTTGTTATGGGCGGAGGCCTCGGGCTTGGAAATGTCATCGATAATATAACCCGCCTGGATGAAGTGAAGGAAATTTCAAAATTTATCGTCATTACAGGGAAAAATATTAACTTGTATGAGAAAGTTGCCATGCTTTCTGAAAAGCTTCATCATCCAGTAGAACTCCACAGCTATACCAACAAGGTTGCAGAAATTATGGCAAGAAGCGAACTGCTGGTTACGAAGCCAGGAGCACTGACCTGCACGGAAGCATTGGTTATGCATCTTCCGATGGTTCTGGTAAATACACTTCCCGGACAGGAACGGGCCAATGCGATGCATATGAAAAATCAGGGATGCGCTGAATGGGTCAAGAGGGATGAACTGCCGTCTACGGTTAAACATATTCTTACCAACCCTGATTTGAGACTCCGCATGTCTAAAGCATGCGGTGAATCGCTTCCTGACAGCGCAAGTGATGTTGTCAGGATTCTCTATGATATGATGAACAAATAATGTCCTGTCGACGGATCAATAGCATGATGTGATAAAACCGGTTTAATAAGCTGCATGGAGAGCTTATTGGACCGGTTTTATCCATAAGTCATATTTGCATAAGATATGAATATGGCAAAGAGCTTTTTCATGTACAAAACAAATATTCTTTTACGTGATATAATATAGAAATAGAGAATATTCGATTATTGAACTGGATACGAGGAAACTTATGGATAGATCAAGAATAGAACGAGAATATATCGAGCCGATGATTCCATTCAAGCTGAAAGCACCCTTTCAGCCGACGGGGGATCAGCCGAAGGCAGTGAAGTCACTGGTCAATGGATTGAATGAAGGGCAATGGGCTCAGGTACTGCTTGGTGCAACAGGCACAGGCAAGACTTTTACCATGGCCAAGGTCATTGAAGAAGTACAGCGGCCTACATTGATTATTTCTCCTAATAAGACACTTGCGGCCCAGACGGCCAGCGAGTTCAAGGATTTCTTCCCGGATAATGCTGTCTACTATTTCGTATCCTATTACGATTATTATCAGCCGGAATCCTATGTGCCGCAGACGGATACCTATATTGAAAAGGACTCGTCTCGAAACGAGGAAATCGACCGTTTGCGCCATTCTGCGACTATGGCGCTTTTTGAGAGAAGGGATGTCATTATCGTGGCGTCTGTCTCCTGCATCTACGGCCTCGGCGATCCGGAAGACTACAGCACGATGGGATTGTCACTCCGTCCGGGTGAAGAAATAGAGCGCGATAAGATTATCGAAAAATTAGTGAACATGCAGTATATGCGCAATGATATGAATTTTACGCGCGATACGTTCAGGGTGAGAGGGGATACGATTGATGTATTTCCTGCATCTGAAAACAATATAGCTGTCCGTATTGAGATGTTTGGCGATGAAATCGATTCATTAACCGAATTTGACGTGCTGACAGGCGAAACAGTGGCAGAGAGAAACCATATAGGCATATTCCCTGCGTCGCACTATGTAACAAGCTCGGACAAGCTCAGGAAGGCAATTACTTCTATTGAAGCCGAGCTGGATCAAAGACTGAAAGAATTAAGATCGCAGGATAAACTTCTGGAAGCACAGCGTCTCGAGCAGAGGACAAATTATGACTTGGAAATGATGCAGGAAGTCGGCTATTGCTCCGGAATAGAAAATTACTCCAGGCATATGTCCAACAGGAAACCCGGAGAACCGCCATTTACCCTGCTTGATTATTTCCCTGAAGATTTTCTGATCATGATTGATGAATCTCACGTAACCGTTCCTCAGCTGCGTGCTATGTACAATGGCGACCAGTCACGCAAAAAGACATTGGTGGACTATGGTTTCCGTCTTCCAAGCGCACTGGATAACCGCCCGCTTACTTTTGATGAATTCACAGAAAGAATTAATCAGATCATTTATGTATCGGCAACTCCCGGTCCTTATGAAATGGGGGTTCAGACAAATCTGGCGGAGCAGATCATAAGACCGACCGGACTTTTGGATCCAAGCATCGAAGTGCGGCCTATAGAGGGGCAGATGGATGATCTCCTTG is a genomic window of Veillonellaceae bacterium containing:
- the rsmI gene encoding 16S rRNA (cytidine(1402)-2'-O)-methyltransferase, whose amino-acid sequence is MSEVEKGTLYLVPTPIGNLQDITYRAVDILKNADIIAAEDTRHTRILLEHLGIQGHPVSYHEHNKKEAGPKLIEALKEGHSVAQVSDAGMPVISDPGADLVRLALDEGIPVVPLPGPNAALTALVASGLDARQFAFIGFLPKITAKRKKLLADISKVPLTLIFYEAPHRIKETMDVLIQSLGDRNAVTARELTKKFETFERGTLAELRSGMNENDPRGEYVILVEGWNESMEKEDEEETSWQDAAVTLAEGMPLKEAARKVSGRYNVSRREVYQYLLKHNDH
- the metG gene encoding methionine--tRNA ligase, producing MSEKPKYYITTPIYYPSAKLHIGHTYCTSIADAVARFKRLDGYDVFFLTGSDEHGQKIEQKAEEAGVTPIQYVDGIVALFKQLWKELNITNDDFIRTTEERHKKVVQMLFQRAYDKGDIYLGKYEGWYCIPDETFWPENKLTPEHICPDCGRPLQRVSEDAYFFKMSKYADQWLKYIDEHPDFIQPESRKNEMVQFVKSGLEDLCVSRTSFTWGIPVPFDPKHVVYVWFDALVNYLTAAGIVDDPEKFHKFWPADVHLVGKEIVRFHSIIWPIMLMSLGIEIPKKIYGHGWLIVDGEKMSKSKGNVIDPIPLLQEFGSDAIRYYLLNDIQLGQDGNFSRDRLIGRINSDLSNDLGNLLYRTLSMVEKYRGGVLTNGDASGDQAVADASADIEEKAKQTLEEFRSGMSNWKINDAIKAVWTFIRALNKYIDVTAPWILAKDESKAGALDAVLYHLCEGLRFVSLMAEPVIPIASEKIWNQLGLKDFKGADYKDLVWGGIADGTVVHKGDQIFPRIEIEEDEEEKAEPVKKSKNNKKAEKSSSSKKEAEEKTEEIDISEFFKTDLRVAEIMTAEKVEKSNKLIKMTVSLGGDDTRTVVSGISQYYKPEDLVGKHVIFVSNLKPAKLMGIESQGMILAASKDGELQVPFVDMPAGSKVK
- a CDS encoding TatD family hydrolase → MTGLFDTHAHLYDKAFDQDREDVIARIFKTLDYVVVPSEDLETSRKAVRLADTHEGIYAAVGIHPQVTNGASDEVLAEIARLAKIHDKVRAIGEIGLDYHYLYTDKDTQKYWFEKQIQMAKELDLPILIHDREAHGDVLEILKRNADSRLRGILHCFSGSIETARELMKLGFYISFAGPVVFPKSIKLKEVAADIPLDRLLIETDSPYLTPPPYRGKRNDPSNVLLVAEELARIKNMDVQELIDITRENAMKIYQIHQ
- the mazG gene encoding nucleoside triphosphate pyrophosphohydrolase; the encoded protein is MKISTALDLLMDKGLLSEEDTFTIVRDNEAGSVSLQLKHPLIVLFSNAQNLKSFSARLKRLYTKDSSVLAIDPFGTILRLSVEEFSNHTMDSDFIFFFDSRKAKTQPLHPFSLKRIDDVVGRLLAPGGCPWDRSQDHMSLRTYFLQEVYEVIDAIDKNDIPNLKEELGDVLFQVVIHAKLCEEEGQFSMQDVVDGISEKMIRRHPFVFGNSSSEELDQAFETWEKRKRIEKNRQYLLSGVPRSLPSLLLACIIQKKVSSNGLEEVFFSESFPEDVRRKICDILDAEDQRTGEFSAGAFLFALDRVLCERGIDPELALHSYTVNFMDRLRSFESDLQKSGKTLADMTPEDAQKSWKKFNGNS
- a CDS encoding HU family DNA-binding protein, coding for MNKTELIAAVAEEAEMTKKDAEKAVKAVIDVISDALVQGDKVQLIGFGTFEVRERGARVGHNPSTQKEIKIPASKAPAFRVSKQLKEKVNVVKAKKAKKAKK
- a CDS encoding glycosyl transferase; this translates as MANQGRKLFILTASIGTGHSQAARAIAEAVKRLHPEDSVSVLDFVSSNMFSIDHIIKDTYLKMIDVFPELYDHLYSDSQSSKFGQLSQKMLSLTFKRRMKSLIETLKPDAMIFTHPFPAGAADLLKQDQDISFPMLGVITDFDIHQLWVDHYLDGYCVATPDLKTLLESYHIPPEIIHVTGIPVRRAFYEKAAEGKPFEKGTVLVMGGGLGLGNVIDNITRLDEVKEISKFIVITGKNINLYEKVAMLSEKLHHPVELHSYTNKVAEIMARSELLVTKPGALTCTEALVMHLPMVLVNTLPGQERANAMHMKNQGCAEWVKRDELPSTVKHILTNPDLRLRMSKACGESLPDSASDVVRILYDMMNK
- the uvrB gene encoding excinuclease ABC subunit UvrB — protein: MDRSRIEREYIEPMIPFKLKAPFQPTGDQPKAVKSLVNGLNEGQWAQVLLGATGTGKTFTMAKVIEEVQRPTLIISPNKTLAAQTASEFKDFFPDNAVYYFVSYYDYYQPESYVPQTDTYIEKDSSRNEEIDRLRHSATMALFERRDVIIVASVSCIYGLGDPEDYSTMGLSLRPGEEIERDKIIEKLVNMQYMRNDMNFTRDTFRVRGDTIDVFPASENNIAVRIEMFGDEIDSLTEFDVLTGETVAERNHIGIFPASHYVTSSDKLRKAITSIEAELDQRLKELRSQDKLLEAQRLEQRTNYDLEMMQEVGYCSGIENYSRHMSNRKPGEPPFTLLDYFPEDFLIMIDESHVTVPQLRAMYNGDQSRKKTLVDYGFRLPSALDNRPLTFDEFTERINQIIYVSATPGPYEMGVQTNLAEQIIRPTGLLDPSIEVRPIEGQMDDLLGEIHKREEVHERVLITTLTKKMAEDLTDFLTEAGVKVRYLHSDVATIERAEIIRDLRAGVFDVLVGINLLREGLDMPEVSLVAILDADKEGFLRSETSMIQVIGRAARNEHGHVIMYADRITKSMKYAIDETNRRRQIQDAYNKEHHITPHTVQKRVKDLIDLTKVEEKPSDYGSENTKTEKTTDEELYAQMKETEKNMKKAAKSLEFEEAAMLRDRLSKLRQEWTNRYGSRADAALKRQESAKKRINRPMKKRI